The following proteins are encoded in a genomic region of Oncorhynchus keta strain PuntledgeMale-10-30-2019 chromosome 8, Oket_V2, whole genome shotgun sequence:
- the enpp5 gene encoding LOW QUALITY PROTEIN: ectonucleotide pyrophosphatase/phosphodiesterase family member 5 (The sequence of the model RefSeq protein was modified relative to this genomic sequence to represent the inferred CDS: inserted 2 bases in 1 codon): protein MMLWSVMLGCSSRREGSCYLGWLMTLTLTLPLASLQMDRHGHQGHPLHPHHQARPKLLLLSFDGFRWDYVNRVPTPNFHALMEEGSTVEQVENTYITKTFPDHYTLVTGLHAETHGIVGNEMYDPDLNASFSMETHSAYEPRWWAGAEPLWVTNQKQGGRSGGVMWPGSDVEIGGAYPSRYLPYNVSLSFERRVETMVAWLMGERPGEGVRSVQGGVDFGVLYWEEPDESGHNLGPENPLMDAVIADIDDKLGFLRNELRKMGLYETVNLIVTSDHGMTQLSKDKVIELDQYLDRDLYTWVDKSPVVGILPRDGKILGILPRDEEVYSALVEANPNMVVYRREQIPERLHYRHNNRIMPIIIEAKEGWTITQNRTTGPHMLGNHGYDNTLPSMHPVLVARGPAFRQDYVKSSMRSVDLYPLMCHILSVRPRPNNGSLARVMDLLSEPPPHTLHPAGGQIPXPSFATALGVVLGVVMVTGFLVVIVKQMTLRQLPSRQSEMAQPLLLEELQL from the exons ATGATGTTGTGGAGCGTAATGCTGGGTTGCAGCTCACGAAGAGAAGGAAGCTGCTATCTGGGATGGCTtatgaccttaaccctgaccctgcctCTGGCCTCCCTACAGATGGACCGCCATGGACACCAAG GACACCCCCTCCATCCTCACCACCAGGCTCGCCCCAAGCTACTGCTGCTGTCCTTCGATGGGTTCCGCTGGGACTACGTGAACCGTGTCCCCACCCCTAACTTCCATGCCCTGATGGAGGAAGGGTCAACAGTTGAGCAGGTTGAGAACACCTACATCACCAAAACCTTCCCTGACCACTACACCCTGGTCACCGGGCTGCATGCCGAGACGCATGGCATCGTGGGTAACGAGATGTACGACCCAGACCTTAACGCCTCCTTCTCCATGGAGACGCATAGCGCCTACGAGCCACGCTGGTGGGCTGGGGCAGAGCCTCTGTGGGTGACCAATCAGAAGCAGGGTGGGCGGAGCGGCGGGGTCATGTGGCCGGGGTCGGACGTGGAGATCGGGGGGGCGTACCCGTCACGCTACCTTCCGTACAACGTATCGCTGAGCTTCGAGAGACGCGTGGAGACGATGGTTGCCTGGCTGATGGGGGAGAGGCCAGGGGAGGGGGTTCGGTCTGTGCAGGGGGGTGTGGACTTTGGCGTGTTATACTGGGAGGAGCCTGACGAGAGCGGTCACAACCTGGGCCCAGAGAACCCTCTAATGGACGCGGTCATCGCTGATATCGACGACAAGCTGGGCTTCCTCCGCAATGAGCTGCGCAAGATGG GTCTGTACGAAACTGTGAACCTGATTGTGACCAGTGATCATGGCATGACTCAGCTCTCCAAAGACAAGGTGATTGAGCTGGACCAATACCTGGACAGAGACCTCTACACCTGGGTGGACAAGAGTCCTGTGGTGGGGATACTGCCTAGAGACGGTAAGATCCTGGGGATACTGCCTAGAGACG AGGAGGTGTACAGTGCGCTGGTTGAGGCCAATCCCAACATGGTGGTGTATAGGAGGGAACAGATCCCCGAGCGTCTCCACTACCGTCACAACAACAGGATCATGCCCATAATTATCGAGGCCAAGGAGGGCTGGACCATCACCCAGAACAGAACCACAGGACCACACATGT TGGGTAACCACGGCTACGACAACACCCTACCCAGCATGCATCCTGTCTTGGTGGCGCGTGGCCCCGCCTTCCGTCAGGACTACGTGAAGAGTTCCATGCGTTCCGTTGACCTCTACCCCCTCATGTGTCACATCCTGTCTGTCCGGCCCCGCCCCAACAATGGTTCTCTAGCCCGGGTTATGGACCTCCTCTCcgagccccccccccacacactccaCCCCGCTGGAGGGCAGATACC GCCTTCCTTCGCCACCGCCCTGGGCGTGGTCCTGGGGGTTGTCATGGTGACAGGGTTCCTGGTGGTTATCGTCAAACAGATGACGCTCCGACAACTACCCAGCAGGCAGAGCGAGATGGCCCAGCCGCTATTACTTGAAGAACTACAGCTttag